One Nocardia sp. BMG111209 DNA segment encodes these proteins:
- a CDS encoding SCO6745 family protein, which translates to MSVVAAVKDPIQRIGGSFMFSREARKYGESTGVPGFIGPYARGRGGVLGEVDADVVVAAFGFLAPETVRAAWNSVTVPAAEAAAAYLGACQDFGRRKLAGFAGAEPLAELLQAVAGAAEVPGVPLFAGWRALPAAADAPARVSQYAHVLRELRGGLHLMAVLSAGLAPLQAVLISGSPLSAGPVQARAFGWVEPFEEITDEVRARWEAAEAVTDALIAPAFEVLGADGGAELVRLLGAAEQQLFAR; encoded by the coding sequence GTGTCGGTGGTGGCGGCGGTGAAGGATCCGATTCAGCGGATCGGTGGCTCGTTCATGTTCTCGCGGGAGGCGCGGAAGTACGGCGAGTCGACCGGGGTGCCGGGGTTCATCGGCCCGTACGCGCGGGGGCGTGGCGGTGTGCTCGGTGAGGTGGACGCGGATGTGGTGGTCGCGGCGTTCGGGTTCCTGGCGCCGGAAACGGTTCGGGCGGCGTGGAATTCGGTGACCGTGCCGGCGGCGGAGGCGGCCGCGGCGTATCTGGGCGCCTGTCAGGATTTCGGGCGGCGCAAGCTGGCCGGTTTCGCCGGCGCCGAACCGCTGGCGGAGCTGTTGCAGGCGGTGGCCGGGGCGGCCGAGGTGCCCGGGGTGCCGTTGTTCGCGGGCTGGCGGGCGTTGCCGGCGGCCGCGGATGCCCCCGCGCGGGTGTCGCAGTACGCGCATGTGTTGCGGGAGTTGCGCGGTGGGTTGCATCTGATGGCGGTGCTCAGCGCGGGCCTGGCGCCGTTGCAGGCGGTGTTGATCTCGGGGTCGCCGTTGAGTGCCGGGCCGGTGCAGGCGCGGGCATTCGGGTGGGTGGAGCCGTTCGAGGAGATCACCGACGAGGTCCGGGCCCGGTGGGAGGCCGCGGAGGCGGTGACCGATGCGCTGATCGCGCCCGCGTTCGAGGTGCTCGGCGCCGACGGCGGTGCGGAGTTGGTGCGGCTGCTGGGTGCGGCGGAGCAGCAGCTGTTCGCGCGCTGA
- a CDS encoding response regulator transcription factor: protein MRLAVVEDDDGVGDALVEALSSRGHHADRMRRGADLLTSHRGYDAVILDLGLPDADGQQVLRRLREVSDIPVLVLTARSDERSIVRGLRGGADDYLIKPPRIAELLARLDTVTRRAAAATQPPPQIVATGDVRVDLAARRVEVAGVPIALTAKEFDIVAALVERPGAAVSRQQLMDRIWGDAFVAVSRSLDVHMTGLRHKLDRPGLITTIRGYGYRWGQ, encoded by the coding sequence GTGCGGTTGGCAGTGGTCGAGGACGACGATGGTGTGGGCGATGCTCTGGTGGAGGCCCTGTCCTCGCGCGGCCACCACGCCGACCGGATGCGCCGCGGCGCGGACCTGCTCACCTCGCACCGCGGCTACGACGCGGTGATCCTCGACCTCGGCCTGCCCGACGCCGACGGCCAGCAGGTACTGCGCCGGCTGCGCGAGGTCAGCGACATCCCCGTGCTCGTCCTCACCGCCCGCAGCGACGAACGATCCATCGTCCGCGGCCTGCGCGGCGGCGCCGACGACTACCTGATCAAACCCCCGCGCATCGCCGAACTGCTGGCCCGCCTGGACACCGTCACCCGCCGCGCCGCCGCCGCGACCCAGCCACCCCCGCAGATCGTGGCGACCGGCGACGTCCGCGTCGACCTGGCCGCCCGCCGCGTCGAGGTCGCCGGTGTACCGATCGCGTTGACCGCCAAGGAATTCGACATCGTCGCCGCCCTGGTCGAACGGCCCGGCGCCGCGGTCAGCCGCCAGCAACTGATGGACCGCATCTGGGGCGACGCGTTCGTCGCCGTCTCCCGCAGCCTCGACGTCCACATGACCGGCCTGCGCCACAAACTCGACCGCCCCGGCCTGATCACCACCATCCGCGGCTACGGCTACCGCTGGGGACAGTGA
- a CDS encoding APC family permease, giving the protein MVKTGHSPHQRSWWQVMCLTGVDYFSTLGYQPGIAALAAGVLSPLATLVLVALTLLGALPVYRRVAGESPHGGGSLAMFADILGRWTGKLFILVLLGFAATDFVITMTLSAADGAAHIVENPFVPSALHGHTMVITLVLLALLAAIFLKGFAEAIGIAVVLVGLYLALNAVVAVVGLWQVFTASHLVVDWGHAMTAQHGSVFAMIGVSLLVFPKLALGLSGFETGVAVMPQIKSAPGESEADPVTRIAGTRMLLTTAAVIMSVFLLITSFITVVLIPAKEFDAGGQANGRALAYLAHRYLGDGFGTVYDVSTIAILWFAGASAMAGLLNLVPRYLPRYGMAPEWARTTRPLVLVFAVIAFGITWYFRADVDAQGGAYATGVLVLITSAAIAVTLSAARKRQRLRVVGFGLVAAVFVYTTILNIFERPEGVQLASLFVLAIIVVSLVSRVRRAFELRAIEVTFDDKAAFLIDKIAAHGAIRIVTHDLEEYRRPEEYREKEAAQRLESHIPAKEPILFLEVVVQDASEFSTDLHVTAVELDCYKILSVDAAAIPNSIAAILLAIRDRTGLIPHVYFEWTEGNPLANLLKFLFVGEGEVAPVTREILRRAVPDIAERPHVHVDS; this is encoded by the coding sequence ATGGTGAAGACCGGTCATTCCCCGCATCAGCGGTCGTGGTGGCAGGTGATGTGCCTGACCGGTGTCGACTATTTCTCCACCCTGGGTTATCAGCCGGGGATCGCGGCGCTGGCCGCGGGGGTGTTGTCGCCGCTGGCGACGCTGGTGCTGGTGGCGTTGACGCTGCTGGGTGCGTTGCCGGTGTATCGGCGGGTGGCCGGGGAGAGCCCGCACGGGGGTGGGTCGCTGGCGATGTTCGCCGATATCCTCGGCCGCTGGACCGGGAAGCTGTTCATTCTGGTGCTGCTCGGGTTCGCGGCCACCGATTTCGTGATCACGATGACCCTGTCGGCGGCCGACGGCGCCGCGCACATCGTGGAGAACCCGTTCGTGCCCAGTGCGTTGCACGGCCACACCATGGTGATAACGCTGGTGTTGCTGGCTTTGCTGGCGGCGATCTTCCTGAAGGGGTTCGCGGAGGCGATCGGTATCGCGGTCGTGCTGGTGGGCCTGTATCTGGCGTTGAACGCGGTGGTCGCGGTGGTCGGGTTGTGGCAGGTGTTCACTGCGTCGCATCTGGTGGTGGACTGGGGGCATGCGATGACCGCGCAGCACGGCAGCGTGTTCGCGATGATCGGGGTGTCGCTGCTGGTGTTCCCGAAGCTGGCGCTGGGCCTGTCCGGGTTCGAGACCGGGGTGGCGGTGATGCCGCAGATCAAGAGCGCGCCCGGCGAGTCCGAGGCCGATCCGGTCACCCGGATCGCCGGGACGCGGATGCTGCTGACCACCGCCGCGGTGATCATGAGCGTCTTCCTGCTGATCACCAGTTTCATCACCGTGGTGCTGATCCCGGCGAAGGAGTTCGACGCCGGTGGGCAGGCCAACGGGCGGGCGCTGGCGTATCTGGCGCACCGGTATCTCGGTGACGGGTTCGGCACGGTGTACGACGTGTCGACGATCGCGATCCTGTGGTTCGCCGGCGCGTCGGCGATGGCGGGGCTGCTGAATCTGGTGCCGCGGTATCTGCCCCGGTACGGGATGGCGCCGGAGTGGGCGCGGACCACCCGGCCGCTGGTGCTGGTGTTCGCGGTGATCGCGTTCGGGATCACCTGGTATTTCCGGGCCGATGTCGACGCGCAGGGCGGTGCGTACGCGACCGGTGTGCTGGTGCTGATCACCTCCGCGGCGATCGCGGTGACGTTGTCGGCGGCCCGGAAACGGCAGCGGCTGCGGGTGGTCGGGTTCGGGCTGGTGGCGGCGGTGTTCGTGTACACGACGATCCTGAACATCTTCGAGCGGCCCGAGGGGGTGCAGCTGGCGTCGCTGTTCGTGCTGGCGATCATCGTGGTGTCGCTGGTGTCGCGGGTGCGGCGCGCGTTCGAGTTGCGGGCGATCGAGGTGACCTTCGACGACAAGGCCGCGTTCCTGATCGACAAGATCGCCGCGCACGGCGCGATCCGGATCGTCACCCACGATCTGGAGGAGTATCGGCGGCCGGAGGAGTACCGGGAGAAGGAGGCCGCGCAGCGGCTGGAATCGCACATCCCGGCCAAGGAACCGATCCTGTTCCTGGAGGTGGTGGTGCAGGACGCGTCGGAATTCTCCACCGATCTGCATGTGACCGCCGTCGAGCTGGACTGTTACAAGATCCTGTCGGTGGACGCGGCGGCGATCCCGAACTCGATCGCGGCGATCCTGCTGGCCATCCGTGACCGCACCGGGCTGATCCCGCACGTGTATTTCGAATGGACCGAAGGCAATCCGCTGGCGAACCTGCTGAAGTTCCTGTTCGTCGGTGAGGGTGAGGTCGCTCCCGTGACGCGGGAGATCCTGCGCCGCGCGGTCCCGGACATCGCCGAACGGCCGCACGTGCACGTCGACAGCTGA
- a CDS encoding helix-turn-helix transcriptional regulator — protein MGTYQAEALDALGDPTRRAIFERLGRGPCAVGELAAELPVSRPAVSQHLKVLEKAGLVTCTAVGTRRVYRLDPRGIDALRAYFTHFWSTAMSAYRDQVHRQTRTGTPATEQEQP, from the coding sequence GTGGGGACTTACCAAGCGGAGGCGCTCGACGCGCTCGGCGACCCGACCCGGCGCGCGATCTTCGAACGCCTGGGCCGGGGACCGTGCGCGGTCGGGGAACTGGCCGCGGAACTGCCCGTCAGCAGGCCCGCGGTCTCCCAGCACCTCAAGGTCCTGGAGAAGGCCGGGCTGGTGACCTGCACCGCCGTCGGCACCCGCCGCGTCTACCGGCTCGACCCGCGCGGCATCGACGCCCTGCGCGCGTACTTCACCCACTTCTGGTCGACAGCCATGTCGGCCTACCGCGACCAGGTGCACCGGCAGACCCGCACCGGCACACCGGCAACCGAACAGGAGCAACCATGA
- a CDS encoding TAXI family TRAP transporter solute-binding subunit, whose product MIGRHPDVGMIGRRTFLGAAATAAALAATGCTGGGPPLIRLAAGEVGGFYHAFSLLLAAAAADAGTLRIQPVTTTGSVANLDLLTRGDAEAALTLTDTVADRPDHLLAIGRVYENYLQLAVGADSDLHTVADLRGTRISLGAPGSGATFTGERILRIAGLEPGTDLTVTHLPLQDAVTAIATGTADALLWAGGVPTTVLDVPHTLRLLDLGDFAGALHDRYGYYYDLVVIAADTYPGAPAIRTIGVANLLVTTADLPAATAAALTELLLTHADRLVPTEATGTQFLDIRSLIATSDLPLHPGAARVYRRHHG is encoded by the coding sequence ATGATCGGCCGCCACCCGGACGTCGGCATGATCGGCCGCCGCACCTTCCTCGGCGCGGCCGCCACCGCCGCGGCCCTCGCCGCCACCGGCTGCACCGGCGGCGGCCCACCGCTGATCCGGCTGGCCGCCGGCGAGGTCGGCGGCTTCTACCACGCGTTCAGCCTGCTGCTGGCCGCCGCGGCCGCCGACGCCGGCACCCTGCGCATCCAACCGGTCACCACCACCGGATCGGTGGCCAACCTGGACCTGCTGACCCGCGGCGACGCCGAGGCCGCCCTCACCCTCACCGACACCGTCGCCGACCGTCCCGACCACCTGCTCGCCATCGGCCGCGTCTACGAGAACTACCTGCAACTGGCCGTCGGCGCCGACTCCGACCTGCACACCGTCGCCGACCTGCGCGGCACCCGCATCAGCCTCGGCGCTCCCGGCTCCGGCGCCACCTTCACCGGCGAACGGATCCTGCGCATCGCCGGCCTGGAACCCGGCACCGACCTCACCGTCACCCATCTGCCACTGCAGGACGCGGTCACCGCCATCGCCACCGGCACCGCCGACGCACTGCTGTGGGCCGGCGGCGTCCCCACCACCGTCCTCGACGTACCGCACACCCTGCGCCTGCTGGACCTCGGCGACTTCGCCGGCGCCCTGCACGACCGCTACGGCTACTACTACGACCTGGTCGTCATCGCCGCCGACACCTACCCCGGCGCCCCCGCGATCCGCACCATCGGCGTCGCCAACCTCCTGGTCACCACCGCCGACCTCCCCGCCGCCACCGCCGCCGCCCTCACCGAACTCCTGCTCACCCACGCCGACCGCCTGGTCCCCACCGAAGCCACCGGCACCCAATTCCTCGACATCCGCAGCCTCATCGCCACCAGCGACCTACCCCTGCACCCCGGCGCCGCCCGCGTCTACCGCCGTCACCACGGCTGA
- a CDS encoding DUF4231 domain-containing protein, whose protein sequence is MTAAIAWDGLSPAFRSFWDSTYSRDAAVARVLAGRFRSWGQILRFVALGASAVVTALAGFDGSMIRIATALAGGVAVVATGTPGIFRVDQRVVVNRRIEQALLAEGWMFVAGAGAYAGGPNPANATAFVTSVEKMLSDYAAEYTQHIDPAPSQS, encoded by the coding sequence ATGACCGCCGCGATCGCCTGGGACGGGCTGAGCCCGGCGTTCCGTTCCTTCTGGGATTCCACCTACAGCCGGGACGCGGCGGTGGCGCGCGTACTGGCGGGTCGGTTCCGCAGCTGGGGTCAGATCCTGCGGTTCGTCGCGCTGGGTGCGAGTGCGGTGGTGACGGCGCTGGCGGGTTTCGACGGCAGCATGATCCGGATCGCGACCGCGCTGGCCGGTGGGGTGGCGGTGGTGGCGACCGGTACACCCGGCATCTTCCGGGTGGATCAGCGGGTGGTGGTCAACCGCCGGATAGAGCAGGCGCTGCTGGCGGAGGGGTGGATGTTCGTCGCCGGGGCGGGTGCCTATGCCGGTGGGCCGAATCCGGCGAATGCCACAGCGTTCGTGACGAGCGTGGAGAAGATGTTGTCGGACTACGCCGCGGAGTACACCCAGCACATCGATCCGGCGCCGAGCCAGTCCTGA
- a CDS encoding MFS transporter yields MGNATEWYDYGVYAATATYLTDAFFPGHLGTLGTLLGFAVSFLLRPLGGMVWGPLGDRVGRKTILATTILLMAGATGLIGLIPSHSAIGVGAPILLISLRVIQGFSTGGEYGGAATYLAESVDDRRRGFLGSFLEFGTLWGFIGGSAIVLLMQVALTDAQMQSWGWRIPFLLAVPLGLVGWYLRSRLDESPVFTEIAEHDHPRGGLITLITDYRRELLTLAGLVVALNVVNYTLLAYMPTYLHGTIGISDSRTTEMVLIGQLVMALVLPLSGGLSDYFGRRPMWLVSLVGLAVLAIPMYWLMGKATGWAITGFVVLGLLYVPQLSTISATFPAIFPTHVRQAGFALSYNVATAVFGGTAPLLNEWVIDRTHWTLFPAYYMVAACLIGLIAWTFLRETAGASLRGTEVPHTGELEVVR; encoded by the coding sequence ATGGGTAACGCGACGGAATGGTACGACTACGGTGTCTACGCGGCCACCGCCACCTATCTGACCGACGCGTTCTTCCCCGGCCATCTGGGCACCCTCGGCACCCTGCTCGGTTTCGCGGTCTCGTTCCTGCTGCGCCCGCTCGGCGGCATGGTGTGGGGCCCGCTCGGCGACCGCGTCGGCCGCAAGACGATCCTGGCCACCACGATCCTGCTGATGGCCGGCGCCACCGGCCTGATCGGCCTGATCCCCAGCCATTCCGCGATCGGCGTCGGCGCCCCGATCCTGCTGATCAGCCTGCGCGTCATCCAGGGCTTCTCCACCGGCGGTGAATACGGCGGCGCGGCAACCTATCTCGCCGAGAGCGTCGACGACCGCCGCCGCGGCTTCCTCGGCAGCTTCCTCGAATTCGGCACCCTGTGGGGTTTCATCGGCGGCTCGGCGATCGTGCTGCTGATGCAGGTGGCGCTGACCGACGCCCAGATGCAGTCCTGGGGCTGGCGGATCCCGTTCCTGCTGGCCGTGCCGCTGGGCCTGGTCGGCTGGTACCTGCGTTCGCGCCTGGACGAATCGCCGGTGTTCACCGAGATCGCCGAACACGACCATCCCCGCGGCGGCCTGATCACCCTGATCACCGACTACCGCCGCGAACTGCTCACCCTCGCCGGCCTGGTCGTCGCCCTCAACGTCGTCAACTACACGCTGCTGGCCTACATGCCGACCTACCTGCACGGCACCATCGGCATCAGCGATTCCCGCACCACGGAGATGGTGCTGATCGGCCAGCTGGTGATGGCCCTGGTCCTGCCGTTGTCCGGCGGCCTGTCCGACTATTTCGGCCGCCGCCCGATGTGGCTGGTCTCGCTGGTCGGCCTCGCGGTCCTCGCCATCCCGATGTACTGGCTGATGGGGAAGGCGACCGGCTGGGCGATCACCGGTTTCGTGGTCCTGGGCCTGCTGTACGTGCCGCAGCTGTCCACGATCTCCGCCACCTTCCCGGCGATCTTCCCGACCCACGTCCGCCAGGCCGGATTCGCCCTGTCCTACAACGTCGCCACCGCGGTCTTCGGCGGCACCGCCCCGCTGCTCAACGAATGGGTCATCGACCGCACCCACTGGACCCTGTTCCCGGCCTACTACATGGTCGCCGCCTGCCTGATCGGCCTGATCGCCTGGACCTTCCTCCGCGAAACCGCCGGCGCCTCCCTCCGCGGCACCGAGGTACCCCACACCGGCGAACTGGAAGTGGTGCGATAG
- a CDS encoding HAMP domain-containing sensor histidine kinase: MRRRLLAALTVFATIAVLAFAVPLCSIAATSRTQQLVLGRSGDADWFATLAGAATTTGDNRALAMEIDRYHQLYAENVLVVDARGATVAGIGVDPTATGVQTALAAARRNQYPATVPQLMPWSPATVVIARPMGSGVQVDGAVVIEASTADARADIVRTWDIVAAGALAAMVLFTTLALGLARWVLRPLAELSTAVAALTATLPTARDTTREATMTRRHGGPAEIRAVAESFDAMALAVAGATAAQRQLVADTAHAMRNPLAALIIRLDSLEPAIPAGSAATFRGATAEAERLTGLLDGLLTLAVAEGATDFDPTGGAESACDAGQVAADRVDAWHTAFEHAGLTLTADTPDRPVDTAIPADVLAQILDVALSNACRYAGPGATTVLRVRDTGDRVTLTVTDTGIGVPATELDRLTTRFYRGTTATTGGSGLGLPIATALVNARRGRLTVAPVHPHGLSVIVELPAGAPA; encoded by the coding sequence ATGCGGCGACGCCTGCTGGCGGCCCTGACCGTCTTCGCGACCATCGCGGTACTGGCCTTCGCGGTGCCGTTGTGCTCGATCGCCGCCACCAGCCGCACCCAGCAACTGGTCCTCGGCCGCTCCGGCGACGCCGACTGGTTCGCCACCCTCGCCGGCGCGGCCACCACCACCGGCGACAACCGGGCCCTGGCCATGGAGATCGACCGCTACCACCAGCTGTACGCGGAGAACGTTCTCGTCGTCGACGCCCGCGGCGCCACCGTCGCCGGCATCGGCGTCGACCCCACCGCCACCGGGGTCCAGACCGCCCTGGCCGCCGCCCGCCGCAACCAGTACCCGGCGACGGTCCCGCAACTGATGCCGTGGAGCCCGGCCACCGTCGTCATCGCCCGCCCGATGGGCAGCGGCGTCCAGGTCGACGGCGCGGTGGTGATCGAGGCGTCCACCGCCGACGCCCGCGCCGACATCGTCCGCACCTGGGACATCGTCGCCGCCGGCGCACTGGCGGCGATGGTGCTGTTCACCACCCTCGCCCTCGGACTGGCCCGCTGGGTGCTGCGCCCGCTGGCCGAACTGTCCACCGCGGTCGCCGCGCTCACCGCCACCCTCCCCACCGCACGCGACACCACCCGGGAGGCGACGATGACCCGCCGCCACGGCGGCCCCGCCGAGATCCGGGCCGTCGCCGAATCCTTCGACGCCATGGCCCTGGCCGTCGCCGGCGCCACCGCCGCCCAACGCCAGCTCGTCGCCGACACCGCGCACGCGATGCGTAATCCATTGGCCGCGTTGATCATCCGGCTCGACTCGCTGGAACCGGCGATCCCGGCCGGATCCGCGGCCACCTTCCGCGGCGCCACCGCCGAGGCCGAACGCCTCACCGGACTGCTCGACGGCCTGCTCACCCTCGCCGTCGCCGAGGGCGCCACCGACTTCGACCCCACCGGTGGCGCCGAATCCGCCTGCGACGCCGGACAGGTCGCCGCCGACCGCGTCGACGCCTGGCACACCGCCTTCGAACACGCCGGCCTCACCCTCACCGCCGACACCCCCGACCGGCCGGTCGACACCGCGATCCCCGCCGACGTGCTGGCCCAGATCCTCGACGTCGCCCTCAGCAACGCCTGCCGCTACGCCGGCCCCGGCGCCACCACCGTGCTGCGGGTCCGCGACACCGGCGACCGCGTCACCCTCACCGTCACCGACACCGGAATCGGCGTACCCGCCACCGAACTGGACCGCCTCACCACCCGTTTCTACCGTGGCACCACCGCCACCACCGGCGGCTCCGGACTGGGCCTGCCGATCGCCACCGCCCTGGTCAACGCCCGCCGCGGCCGCCTGACCGTCGCACCGGTACACCCCCACGGCCTGTCGGTGATCGTCGAACTCCCCGCCGGGGCACCGGCATGA
- a CDS encoding serine/threonine-protein kinase: MRPLESDDPTAIGPYRLLGVLGVGGMGRVYLGRTGGGRTVAVKVVRPDLSDDPEFRTRFHREVVAARRVQGRYTVPVLDADVDTARPWLATGFIAGLSLREAVENYGPLPDSSLLPLAAGLARALVEIHATGLIHRDLKPSNVLLAIDGPKVIDFGIARAADDSALTTTGKVIGSPGYMCPEQITGDPPVGPPSDVFALGGLLVYAAGGTGPFGDGDSISMLWRVVQEEPRLDAVPDGLRPIVAACLAKDPARRPTATELADRFAALTGNGATGWLPAPVLEDISRRAITLLDLEATALPIDAPVTATRYPSGPHPMTPPPHYPPAPYPDPSRFAPTVRHDRPAPARRNLALPIALAAGLVAVAATATAVTVVLAHHNSPQPAAATTTTVAPRTGATTGRASSAAVAPGSATLPAAYVGSWTGNASDGLATFAIQLDLKAGRVGDELGTASNTGMVSKQTCSRAETLAAVGAADITLRARLTAGSGCDDDGKPSTVQVNADGTATYTMTGIFGDVTGTLHRH; this comes from the coding sequence ATGCGGCCGCTGGAATCCGACGACCCGACCGCCATCGGCCCCTACCGATTACTCGGTGTGCTCGGCGTCGGCGGCATGGGACGGGTCTACCTCGGCCGCACCGGCGGTGGCCGCACGGTCGCGGTGAAGGTGGTCCGCCCGGATCTGTCCGACGACCCCGAGTTCCGCACCCGGTTCCACCGCGAGGTCGTCGCCGCGCGCCGCGTCCAGGGCCGCTACACCGTGCCCGTCCTCGACGCCGACGTCGACACCGCCCGACCGTGGCTGGCCACCGGTTTCATCGCGGGCCTGTCACTGCGCGAGGCCGTCGAGAACTACGGGCCGTTACCGGATTCGTCGCTGTTGCCGCTGGCCGCGGGCCTGGCCCGCGCTCTGGTCGAGATCCACGCCACCGGCCTGATCCACCGCGACCTGAAACCGTCGAACGTGCTGCTGGCCATCGACGGCCCGAAGGTGATCGACTTCGGGATCGCCCGCGCCGCCGACGACAGCGCCCTCACCACCACCGGCAAGGTGATCGGTTCCCCCGGCTACATGTGCCCCGAGCAGATCACCGGCGACCCGCCGGTCGGACCGCCCTCGGACGTGTTCGCCCTCGGCGGCCTGCTCGTGTACGCCGCCGGCGGCACCGGCCCGTTCGGCGACGGCGACTCGATCAGCATGCTGTGGCGGGTGGTCCAGGAGGAACCGCGCCTGGACGCGGTACCCGACGGTCTGCGTCCGATCGTCGCCGCCTGCCTGGCCAAGGATCCCGCCCGCCGGCCCACCGCCACCGAACTCGCCGACCGCTTCGCCGCCCTGACCGGGAACGGCGCCACGGGCTGGCTGCCGGCGCCGGTCCTCGAGGACATCAGCCGCCGCGCGATCACCCTGCTCGATCTGGAGGCCACCGCACTGCCGATCGACGCACCGGTCACCGCGACCCGCTACCCGTCCGGTCCGCACCCGATGACGCCGCCCCCGCACTACCCGCCGGCACCGTATCCGGACCCGTCCCGATTCGCGCCGACGGTGCGCCACGACCGTCCCGCACCCGCGCGCCGCAACCTCGCGCTGCCGATCGCCCTCGCCGCGGGCCTGGTCGCCGTCGCCGCCACCGCGACCGCCGTGACGGTCGTCCTCGCCCACCACAACTCACCACAGCCCGCCGCGGCCACCACCACGACCGTGGCGCCCCGCACCGGCGCCACCACCGGCCGCGCCTCGTCCGCGGCGGTCGCGCCGGGCTCGGCGACGCTGCCTGCCGCCTACGTCGGGTCCTGGACCGGCAACGCCTCCGACGGCCTGGCCACCTTCGCCATCCAGCTCGACCTGAAAGCGGGCCGCGTCGGCGACGAACTGGGCACCGCCAGCAACACCGGGATGGTCAGCAAGCAGACCTGCTCGCGCGCGGAGACCCTCGCCGCGGTCGGCGCCGCCGACATCACCCTGCGCGCCCGCCTCACCGCCGGCTCGGGATGCGACGACGACGGCAAACCCTCCACCGTCCAGGTGAACGCCGACGGCACCGCGACCTACACGATGACAGGAATATTCGGCGACGTCACCGGAACCCTGCACCGCCACTGA
- a CDS encoding ureidoglycolate lyase has product MDSPSVAEIGCENITSENFAPFGTVVTATPDAPASGPAESTLDLTAGTPRFYIMRLEDRKPAFTGITRHRRSTQTLMSADAGEWFLAVAPPDRDVPTVADIRAFRIPGGVAVTLTKGTWHAGPFFTDPAMNFANLELTDTNTADHDTYHFDRELGLRIVVDIS; this is encoded by the coding sequence TTGGATTCCCCATCCGTCGCCGAAATCGGTTGCGAGAACATCACTTCCGAGAATTTCGCCCCCTTCGGGACAGTGGTCACCGCCACCCCCGACGCCCCCGCGTCCGGCCCCGCCGAATCCACCCTCGACCTCACCGCCGGCACCCCGCGGTTCTACATCATGCGACTCGAGGACCGGAAGCCCGCCTTCACCGGCATCACCCGCCACCGGCGCAGCACCCAGACCCTCATGAGCGCCGACGCCGGCGAATGGTTCCTCGCCGTCGCCCCACCCGACCGCGACGTCCCCACCGTCGCGGACATTCGAGCCTTCCGCATACCCGGCGGCGTTGCCGTCACACTGACGAAAGGCACCTGGCACGCCGGACCGTTCTTCACCGACCCCGCAATGAATTTCGCGAACCTCGAACTGACCGACACCAACACCGCCGACCACGACACCTACCACTTCGACCGCGAACTCGGCCTCCGGATAGTCGTCGACATCAGCTGA
- a CDS encoding SRPBCC family protein codes for MTQHTADSTGTDSAAPADSAAVRVELTVDAGADTAFDVFTTGMDSWWPRGHHIGSGPLAEVVVEAHTGGRLYGREEDGTECPWGRVLVWDRPTHFAFSWDISLDWQFQPDQALTSRVDVTFTPVDDGHTTVTLVHSELDRHGDGWETMRDSIASPGGWPMIHDNYAHAARAAAA; via the coding sequence ATGACCCAGCACACCGCCGACTCCACCGGCACCGACAGCGCCGCACCGGCCGACAGCGCCGCCGTGCGGGTGGAACTCACCGTCGACGCGGGCGCGGACACCGCCTTCGACGTGTTCACCACCGGTATGGACAGCTGGTGGCCGCGCGGCCACCACATCGGCTCCGGGCCGCTGGCCGAGGTCGTCGTCGAAGCACACACCGGCGGGCGGCTCTACGGCCGCGAGGAGGACGGCACCGAATGCCCCTGGGGCCGCGTGCTGGTCTGGGACCGGCCCACCCACTTCGCGTTCAGCTGGGACATCTCCCTGGACTGGCAGTTCCAGCCCGACCAGGCACTGACCAGCCGCGTCGACGTCACCTTCACCCCGGTCGACGACGGCCACACCACCGTCACCCTCGTGCACTCCGAACTCGACCGCCACGGCGACGGCTGGGAAACCATGCGCGACTCGATCGCCTCCCCCGGCGGCTGGCCCATGATCCACGACAACTACGCGCACGCCGCGCGCGCCGCCGCGGCCTGA